From one Erythrobacter sp. HKB08 genomic stretch:
- a CDS encoding NAD(P)H-dependent oxidoreductase has protein sequence MDMEILLIDGHPDEGRLTSALLDIYQAALPPDAVVTRIAVRDLEFTPNLRHGYAKRTEWEPDIAALAEKLDACDHFAVFFPMWWGAEPALLKGLLDRLLLPGFAFAYHEDDPWWDKLMAGRSADAVISMDTPKLFLRLAYGNSIVHRWKKQVFGFCGFKPARVLALATVRKGEAEKNLPKWKSQIEKLARSIGPKKPDEKVLRLPAFLAKGRKPL, from the coding sequence ATGGACATGGAAATCCTGCTGATCGACGGGCATCCGGACGAAGGACGACTTACCTCGGCACTGCTCGATATCTATCAGGCCGCGCTGCCGCCCGATGCGGTAGTAACCCGCATTGCCGTGCGCGACCTCGAATTCACGCCGAACCTGCGCCACGGATACGCCAAGCGGACCGAGTGGGAGCCGGACATCGCGGCTCTGGCCGAGAAGCTCGACGCCTGCGATCACTTCGCCGTGTTCTTCCCGATGTGGTGGGGCGCGGAGCCCGCCCTGCTCAAAGGCTTGCTCGACCGCTTGCTGCTACCGGGCTTCGCCTTCGCCTATCACGAGGACGACCCGTGGTGGGACAAGCTGATGGCGGGTCGTTCTGCCGATGCAGTGATCTCGATGGACACGCCGAAGCTCTTCCTGCGGCTCGCCTACGGAAATTCGATCGTCCACCGCTGGAAGAAGCAGGTGTTCGGCTTCTGCGGGTTCAAACCAGCACGCGTGCTGGCGCTCGCGACCGTGCGCAAGGGCGAGGCGGAAAAGAACCTGCCCAAATGGAAATCGCAGATCGAGAAGCTCGCGAGGAGCATCGGGCCCAAGAAGCCCGACGAGAAGGTTTTGCGATTGCCCGCCTTTCTCGCGAAAGGGCGCAAGCCGCTCTAG
- the queA gene encoding tRNA preQ1(34) S-adenosylmethionine ribosyltransferase-isomerase QueA codes for MRVELFDFDLPQERIALRPVTPRDAARMLVVEGDKPFRDMGVRDLPQMLRAGDVLVFNDTKVIPAQLEGRRGEARIGATLHKRIDLRRWQAFIRNAKRLRPGDLVEFGADVTAIAEERHADGSFTLNFQGDEPVEVLLERAGRMPLPPYIAGKRDTDERDRSDYQTMFAEKEGAVAAPTASLHFTPELIAALDEAGVERETLTLHVGAGTFLPVKAEDTQDHVMHAEIGTIDAETAARLTAAKREGRRIIAAGTTSLRLLESAATDEGKIEPFSGETDIFITPGYRFKAIDGLMTNFHLPKSTLFMLVSALMGRERMLDAYKHAIANEYRFYSYGDSSLLLP; via the coding sequence ATGCGTGTCGAGCTGTTCGATTTCGATCTTCCCCAGGAGCGGATAGCGCTGCGTCCGGTGACGCCGCGCGATGCTGCGCGGATGCTCGTGGTGGAGGGCGACAAGCCCTTTCGCGACATGGGGGTGCGCGACCTGCCCCAAATGCTGCGGGCAGGGGACGTGCTCGTCTTCAACGATACCAAGGTCATCCCCGCACAGCTCGAAGGACGACGCGGCGAGGCGCGAATCGGGGCCACGCTGCACAAGCGGATCGACCTGCGCCGCTGGCAAGCTTTCATCCGCAACGCGAAGCGCCTGCGTCCGGGCGATTTGGTCGAATTCGGCGCGGATGTGACGGCAATCGCCGAGGAGCGGCATGCCGACGGTAGCTTCACGCTGAACTTCCAGGGCGACGAGCCTGTCGAAGTGCTGCTCGAACGGGCGGGGCGCATGCCGCTGCCGCCTTATATCGCGGGCAAGCGCGATACCGACGAGCGCGACCGCAGCGACTACCAGACGATGTTTGCCGAGAAGGAAGGGGCTGTCGCGGCCCCTACCGCATCGCTCCATTTCACGCCGGAGTTGATCGCCGCGCTCGATGAAGCGGGCGTAGAGCGCGAAACCCTCACCCTGCATGTCGGCGCCGGGACATTCCTGCCGGTGAAGGCCGAGGACACGCAGGACCACGTGATGCACGCCGAAATCGGCACGATCGATGCCGAGACCGCCGCGCGCCTCACCGCCGCCAAGCGGGAAGGGCGCCGCATCATCGCTGCAGGCACGACCAGCCTGCGCCTGCTCGAAAGCGCGGCTACCGACGAGGGCAAGATCGAGCCGTTTTCCGGCGAGACCGACATCTTCATTACGCCGGGGTACCGCTTCAAGGCGATCGACGGCCTGATGACGAACTTCCACCTGCCCAAGTCCACGCTGTTCATGCTGGTCAGTGCGCTGATGGGACGCGAGCGCATGCTCGACGCCTACAAGCACGCCATCGCAAACGAATACCGCTTCTACAGCTACGGCGATTCCTCGCTGCTCCTTCCTTGA
- the coaD gene encoding pantetheine-phosphate adenylyltransferase, whose amino-acid sequence MSERIGIYPGTFDPITLGHADIIRRGAKLVDRLIIGVTTNPSKNPMFSTEERLAMVEREVAGLGLANVEVKGFNALLVKFAKRENATVLVRGLRAVADFEYEYQMAGMNQQLDDDIETVFLMADVSLQPIASKLVKEIALFGGDITPFVSKQVCEDVVARVEKRGQLGDY is encoded by the coding sequence ATGAGCGAGCGCATCGGGATCTATCCGGGCACTTTCGACCCGATCACATTGGGTCATGCCGACATCATCAGGCGCGGTGCCAAGCTGGTCGACCGGCTGATTATCGGCGTGACGACCAACCCGTCGAAGAACCCCATGTTCTCGACCGAAGAGCGCCTTGCCATGGTCGAGCGCGAAGTCGCCGGGCTCGGCCTCGCCAACGTCGAGGTCAAGGGTTTCAATGCCTTGCTGGTCAAATTTGCCAAACGCGAGAATGCGACGGTCCTCGTTCGCGGCCTGCGCGCGGTGGCCGATTTCGAATACGAGTACCAGATGGCGGGCATGAACCAGCAGCTGGACGATGATATCGAAACCGTCTTCCTCATGGCCGACGTCTCGCTCCAGCCGATCGCGTCGAAGCTGGTGAAGGAAATCGCCTTGTTCGGCGGCGACATCACGCCTTTCGTCAGCAAGCAGGTGTGCGAGGACGTCGTCGCGCGCGTCGAGAAGCGGGGCCAGCTTGGCGACTACTAG
- a CDS encoding ABC transporter permease, with protein sequence MHFNARSAWSIYVRELMRFLRTAFQSVIAPVLTTSLYFIVFGAAIGGRMPDLGGVNYAAFIIPGLLMLTLLGETTSNSSFGIYMPRFTGTIYELLSAPVGVAETLVGFVGAAMTKSLILAAIILATATLFVDYTIAHPLLAMLYIMLVAASFSLFGFILGVWADNFEKLGIIPMLILTPLTFLGGTFYSIEMLPEPWDKIALANPIVYLVSGLRWTFYGSADVNIAISLGLTLGFLAVCVGIIAYIFKTGWRLRT encoded by the coding sequence ATGCACTTCAATGCCCGCAGCGCCTGGTCGATCTACGTCCGCGAGCTGATGCGCTTCCTGCGCACGGCGTTCCAATCGGTTATCGCGCCGGTCCTGACGACCTCGCTCTATTTCATCGTGTTCGGCGCCGCGATCGGCGGGCGCATGCCGGACCTCGGCGGTGTGAACTATGCCGCTTTCATCATTCCCGGCCTGCTGATGCTGACGCTGCTGGGGGAGACGACCTCGAATTCGAGCTTCGGCATCTACATGCCGCGCTTCACCGGCACGATCTACGAGCTGCTTTCCGCGCCCGTCGGCGTGGCGGAAACGCTGGTCGGTTTCGTCGGCGCCGCGATGACCAAGAGCCTGATCCTCGCGGCGATCATTCTTGCGACTGCAACGCTGTTCGTCGACTACACTATCGCCCATCCGCTGCTCGCGATGCTCTACATCATGCTTGTCGCGGCGAGCTTCAGCCTGTTCGGCTTCATCCTTGGCGTATGGGCAGACAATTTCGAGAAGCTCGGCATCATCCCGATGCTGATCCTGACCCCGCTGACTTTCCTCGGCGGCACGTTCTATTCGATCGAGATGCTGCCGGAGCCGTGGGACAAGATCGCGCTGGCCAATCCGATCGTCTACCTCGTCAGCGGGCTGCGCTGGACGTTCTACGGTTCGGCGGATGTGAACATCGCGATCTCGCTTGGACTTACCCTCGGGTTCCTCGCGGTCTGCGTCGGCATTATCGCCTACATCTTCAAGACGGGATGGCGCTTGCGCACGTGA
- a CDS encoding RNA methyltransferase — MAETAKPIVVLVRPQLGENIGKAARAMLNFGLTELRLVAPRDGWPNPDAGPAASGADIVLDEAKVYPTTAEAVADCANIYATTVRKRGVTKPVVTPEEAAREIVTQPGRSAILFGAERSGLETEDVALARAILTVPINPEFSSLNLAQAVILCAYEWSKTQADSGELAQPTQEEILPPASQEELDGLIAHFEKLLEPKGYFLPEERAEATKRTLRTVLTKPGWNHLEVRTMRGVLSSLGRPPREK; from the coding sequence ATGGCTGAGACGGCCAAGCCGATCGTGGTCCTCGTCCGCCCGCAATTGGGCGAGAACATCGGCAAGGCCGCGCGGGCGATGCTCAACTTCGGGCTGACCGAACTGCGCCTTGTCGCACCGCGCGATGGCTGGCCGAACCCCGATGCCGGTCCGGCGGCGTCCGGTGCGGACATCGTGCTCGACGAGGCGAAAGTTTACCCAACCACGGCCGAGGCGGTCGCGGATTGCGCGAACATCTATGCAACGACCGTGCGCAAGCGGGGGGTGACCAAGCCCGTCGTCACGCCCGAGGAAGCGGCACGCGAGATCGTCACGCAGCCGGGCCGCAGCGCGATCCTTTTCGGTGCGGAGCGCTCGGGGCTGGAAACCGAGGACGTTGCCCTCGCCCGCGCGATCCTGACCGTTCCGATCAATCCGGAGTTCTCCTCGCTCAATCTCGCGCAGGCAGTGATCCTTTGCGCCTACGAATGGTCGAAGACGCAGGCGGACAGCGGAGAGCTCGCACAGCCGACGCAGGAAGAGATCCTGCCGCCCGCCTCACAGGAAGAGCTCGACGGGTTGATCGCCCATTTCGAGAAACTGCTCGAGCCGAAGGGCTATTTCCTGCCGGAGGAACGGGCCGAGGCGACCAAGCGCACGCTGCGCACCGTGCTCACCAAGCCGGGCTGGAACCACCTCGAAGTGCGCACCATGCGCGGGGTACTGTCCTCGCTCGGCAGGCCTCCGCGCGAGAAATAG
- a CDS encoding chorismate mutase, which translates to MTDRVKLPEDCENMSEVRAGVDRTDQQIMDLLEKRFGYMRAAARIKAERGAVRDEARKAAVIAAVRERAERDGLPAAEIERIWEQLVEASIAYELVEWDRLRA; encoded by the coding sequence ATGACCGACCGCGTGAAACTGCCCGAAGACTGCGAGAACATGAGCGAAGTGCGCGCCGGTGTGGACCGGACCGACCAGCAGATCATGGACCTGCTGGAGAAGCGCTTCGGCTACATGCGCGCGGCCGCACGCATCAAGGCCGAGCGCGGCGCAGTGCGTGACGAGGCACGCAAGGCTGCAGTCATCGCCGCCGTGCGCGAAAGGGCAGAGCGCGACGGTTTGCCGGCGGCCGAAATCGAACGGATCTGGGAACAGCTGGTCGAAGCGTCGATCGCGTACGAGCTGGTCGAATGGGATCGCCTGCGGGCCTGA
- the glyA gene encoding serine hydroxymethyltransferase: MSTAEATSTDIMSRFWNDDLASADPEIAAAVENELNRQRDKIELIASENIASKAVLEAAGSVFTNKYAEGYPGKRYYGGCEYADVVERLAIERAKELFGCNFANVQPNSGSQMNQAVFLALLQPGDTFMGLDLNSGGHLTHGSPVNMSGKWFNPVAYGVRKEDERIDMDDVMAIAKEHKPKLIIAGGTAYSRVWDWAAFRKVADEVGAYLMVDMSHISGLVAGGAHPSPFPHAHVVTTTTHKSLRGPRSGVILWNDEELTKPLNMAVFPGMQGGPLMHIVAAKAVAFREALRPDFKAYANAVVENARALAASLEENGLRIVSGGTDNHSMLVDLTAKDVTGKDAEKGLDRAWLTCNKNGIPFDTRSPFVTSGIRLGTPAGTTRGFGPAEFRKVGALIAEVVDGLSKNGPEGDAQVEESVRNRVSQLCADFPVYPGR, translated from the coding sequence ATGAGCACCGCCGAAGCCACCAGCACCGACATCATGAGCCGTTTCTGGAACGACGACCTTGCGAGCGCCGATCCGGAAATCGCAGCCGCGGTCGAGAACGAACTCAACCGCCAGCGCGACAAGATCGAATTGATCGCGAGCGAGAACATCGCATCGAAGGCCGTCCTCGAAGCAGCGGGAAGCGTCTTCACGAACAAGTATGCCGAGGGCTACCCCGGCAAGCGCTACTACGGTGGCTGCGAATATGCCGACGTGGTCGAGCGCCTCGCGATCGAGCGCGCGAAGGAGCTGTTCGGCTGCAATTTCGCGAACGTCCAGCCCAACAGCGGCTCGCAGATGAACCAGGCCGTATTCCTCGCGCTGCTTCAGCCGGGTGACACCTTCATGGGTCTCGACCTCAATTCTGGTGGCCACCTCACCCATGGATCGCCGGTCAACATGAGCGGCAAGTGGTTCAATCCGGTCGCCTATGGCGTGCGCAAGGAAGACGAGCGCATCGACATGGACGATGTCATGGCGATCGCGAAGGAGCACAAGCCGAAGCTCATCATCGCGGGCGGCACCGCCTACTCGCGCGTCTGGGACTGGGCAGCCTTCCGCAAGGTCGCTGACGAAGTCGGCGCTTACCTCATGGTCGACATGAGCCACATCTCCGGCCTCGTCGCAGGCGGCGCGCACCCCTCGCCCTTCCCGCACGCGCATGTCGTGACCACCACGACCCACAAGAGCCTGCGCGGTCCGCGTTCGGGCGTCATCCTGTGGAACGACGAAGAGCTGACCAAGCCGCTCAACATGGCGGTCTTCCCCGGCATGCAGGGCGGTCCGCTGATGCACATCGTCGCGGCAAAGGCTGTCGCTTTCCGCGAGGCGCTTCGTCCCGACTTCAAGGCCTACGCCAATGCGGTCGTCGAGAATGCCCGCGCGCTTGCCGCGAGCCTCGAGGAAAACGGCCTGCGCATCGTTTCGGGCGGCACCGATAACCACTCGATGCTGGTCGACCTCACCGCGAAGGATGTGACCGGCAAGGATGCCGAAAAAGGCCTCGATCGCGCTTGGCTGACCTGTAACAAGAACGGCATTCCGTTTGACACGCGTAGCCCCTTCGTGACCAGCGGCATCCGCCTCGGCACGCCAGCAGGCACGACCCGCGGCTTCGGCCCGGCCGAATTCCGCAAGGTCGGCGCGCTGATCGCCGAGGTCGTCGACGGGCTTTCGAAGAACGGCCCCGAAGGCGACGCGCAGGTCGAGGAGAGCGTGCGCAACCGCGTTTCGCAGCTCTGCGCCGACTTCCCCGTCTATCCGGGGCGTTGA
- a CDS encoding polyprenyl synthetase family protein, whose product MSVTTFPDSLLSAGLVRIQREVDTAFDMLLPVPDDSRSRLVEAMRYAAIGGGKRVRPLLLVSTAELYGVDRDAAVRAACAVEAIHVYSLIHDDLPCMDDDDLRHGKATVHKEFDEATAVLAGDSLHALAFEILADTATSSDPFTRAELIATLATASGKDGMAGGQMMDMASEAQDYDLHTITRLQQLKTGALLAASVEMGAVLGRVPHEGRSHLRAYARDIGLAFQIADDLLDTEGDEEKAGKALRKDEEQGKQTFVTLMGVDGARDQAHALVEQAIGHLTQYGAEAELLRAIARYIVERDR is encoded by the coding sequence ATGAGCGTCACCACCTTTCCGGACAGCCTGCTGTCGGCTGGCCTCGTGCGCATCCAGCGCGAGGTCGACACGGCCTTCGACATGCTGCTCCCGGTGCCCGACGATTCGCGTTCGCGCCTGGTCGAAGCCATGCGCTACGCCGCAATCGGGGGCGGCAAGCGGGTGAGGCCTTTGCTGCTCGTCTCGACGGCAGAGCTTTACGGTGTCGACCGCGACGCTGCGGTTCGTGCGGCCTGCGCGGTCGAGGCGATCCACGTCTACTCGCTGATCCATGACGACTTGCCCTGCATGGACGATGACGACCTGCGCCATGGCAAGGCGACCGTGCACAAGGAATTCGACGAAGCAACCGCGGTTCTCGCCGGGGACTCGCTCCATGCGCTGGCGTTCGAGATTCTTGCGGATACCGCGACGAGCAGCGATCCGTTTACCCGCGCAGAACTGATCGCGACGCTGGCAACGGCGAGCGGCAAGGACGGCATGGCCGGCGGCCAGATGATGGACATGGCGTCGGAGGCGCAGGACTACGACCTCCACACGATCACGCGCCTGCAGCAGCTCAAGACCGGAGCGCTCCTTGCCGCATCGGTCGAAATGGGCGCTGTATTGGGGCGTGTGCCGCATGAAGGGCGCTCGCACCTCAGGGCCTATGCCCGCGACATCGGCCTCGCCTTCCAGATCGCCGACGACCTTCTCGATACCGAAGGCGACGAGGAGAAGGCCGGCAAGGCGCTTCGCAAGGACGAAGAGCAGGGCAAGCAGACTTTCGTGACGTTGATGGGTGTCGACGGCGCACGCGACCAGGCGCATGCTCTGGTTGAACAGGCCATCGGGCACCTGACGCAATATGGCGCCGAAGCCGAGCTTCTGCGCGCGATTGCCCGCTATATCGTGGAGAGGGACAGATGA
- a CDS encoding ABC transporter ATP-binding protein, which translates to METVLKIEGLTKVYAGGFKALDEVDLEIRKGEIFALLGPNGAGKTTLIGAVCGLVRPTAGKIEAFGHDMARDWRSGRSRIGLVPQELSTDMFEPVERAVAYSRGLFGLPPDKQRIEEVLRSLSLWDKRKERIMALSGGMKRRVLIAKALAHDPDLLFLDEPTAGVDVELRRDMWKLIGDMRERGVTIILTTHYIEEAEEMADRVGIIRKGRILMIDEKEAIMSRLGRTEAIFSLAQPLDAVPEALADYPLHLEDGGRTICYRGGDGTGKGKAEVAEVSKLLVREGIDYDGIDIRDSSLEDIFVDLVAEREGEHA; encoded by the coding sequence ATGGAAACCGTTCTCAAGATCGAGGGCCTGACGAAAGTCTACGCCGGGGGCTTCAAGGCGCTGGACGAGGTAGATCTCGAAATCCGCAAGGGCGAGATTTTCGCGCTGCTTGGTCCCAATGGGGCGGGAAAGACGACGTTGATCGGCGCTGTCTGCGGCCTCGTTCGCCCGACCGCCGGAAAGATCGAAGCGTTCGGCCACGACATGGCCCGCGACTGGCGAAGCGGCCGGTCGCGCATCGGCCTCGTGCCGCAGGAACTCTCGACCGACATGTTCGAGCCCGTCGAGCGCGCGGTCGCCTATTCGCGCGGGCTCTTCGGCCTCCCCCCGGACAAGCAGCGGATCGAGGAAGTCCTGCGAAGCCTCAGCCTGTGGGACAAGCGCAAGGAACGCATCATGGCGCTTTCCGGCGGGATGAAGCGCCGCGTCCTGATCGCTAAGGCGCTCGCCCATGATCCGGACCTGCTCTTCCTTGATGAACCCACGGCCGGCGTCGATGTCGAACTTCGGCGCGACATGTGGAAGCTGATCGGGGACATGCGTGAACGCGGCGTCACGATCATCCTCACTACCCATTACATCGAAGAGGCCGAGGAAATGGCCGACCGTGTCGGCATCATCCGCAAGGGCCGGATCCTCATGATCGACGAGAAGGAAGCGATCATGAGTCGCCTTGGGCGGACCGAGGCGATTTTCAGCCTCGCGCAGCCGCTTGATGCAGTACCGGAGGCGCTGGCGGACTATCCGCTTCACCTGGAAGATGGCGGCAGGACGATTTGCTATCGCGGCGGCGACGGCACCGGCAAGGGTAAGGCCGAGGTCGCGGAAGTCAGCAAGCTGCTGGTTCGCGAGGGGATCGACTACGACGGTATCGATATCCGCGATTCCAGCCTCGAGGACATCTTCGTCGACCTTGTTGCCGAACGGGAAGGGGAGCACGCCTGA
- a CDS encoding peptidylprolyl isomerase, translating to MIKRLIAAGAFGALVLSPVAASAQDEGETEVAETVQEVPRVYEKVSFNMEEDRENILLLDLSNGKRVAIRLMPSWAPNHVERVKTLTRQGFYDGIIFHRVIDDFMAQTGDPTGTGTGGSQLPDLEEEFNPMPHLRGTVSMARAEDEDSANSQFFITFMPRFSLDKRYTNFGRVISGMDGVDAITRGQPPANPTRILQASIAADNKPVPVGEQEAPQYDGVSIDDLNAPIGD from the coding sequence ATGATCAAACGTCTCATTGCCGCCGGCGCATTCGGTGCCCTGGTCCTTTCGCCTGTCGCTGCAAGCGCGCAGGACGAAGGTGAAACCGAAGTTGCCGAAACCGTGCAGGAAGTTCCGCGCGTCTACGAGAAGGTGAGCTTCAACATGGAGGAAGATCGCGAGAACATCCTCCTGCTTGACCTTTCGAACGGCAAGCGCGTCGCAATCCGCCTGATGCCGAGCTGGGCGCCGAACCATGTCGAGCGCGTCAAGACGCTGACCCGGCAGGGGTTCTACGACGGGATCATTTTTCACCGCGTGATCGACGACTTCATGGCGCAGACCGGCGACCCGACGGGGACCGGTACGGGCGGTTCGCAGCTTCCCGACCTCGAGGAAGAGTTCAATCCGATGCCGCACCTTCGCGGGACCGTTTCGATGGCACGTGCAGAAGACGAGGACAGCGCGAACAGCCAGTTCTTCATCACCTTCATGCCGCGCTTTTCGCTCGACAAGCGCTACACGAACTTCGGCCGCGTAATCTCGGGAATGGACGGCGTCGACGCAATCACCCGCGGTCAGCCGCCGGCAAATCCGACTCGCATTCTCCAGGCCTCGATCGCGGCGGACAACAAGCCGGTTCCTGTCGGCGAGCAGGAAGCACCGCAGTATGACGGCGTGTCGATCGACGATCTCAACGCGCCGATCGGCGACTAG
- the rpsD gene encoding 30S ribosomal protein S4: MSKRKSAKYKLDRRMGENIWGRPNSPVNKRSYGPGQHGQRRKGKMSDFGLQLRAKQKLKGYYGDVTEKQFKSTYKDASRMKGDTGQNLIGLLERRLDMVVYRAKFAPTIFAARQIVSHGHIRVNGVKCNIASRRIDVGDVISLGDKAKEMALIIEAQSLPERDIPDYVAPDGNDKVTFTRVPKLDEVPYPVTMEPNLVVEFYSR, encoded by the coding sequence ATGTCGAAGCGCAAGAGCGCCAAGTACAAACTCGACCGCCGGATGGGTGAAAACATCTGGGGTCGTCCGAATTCCCCGGTCAACAAGCGTTCGTACGGCCCCGGCCAGCACGGCCAGCGCCGCAAGGGCAAGATGTCCGACTTCGGCCTGCAGCTTCGCGCCAAGCAGAAGCTCAAGGGCTACTACGGCGACGTGACCGAGAAGCAGTTCAAGTCCACCTACAAGGACGCGAGCCGCATGAAGGGTGACACCGGCCAGAACCTGATCGGCCTGCTCGAGCGTCGTCTCGACATGGTCGTCTATCGCGCCAAGTTCGCTCCGACCATCTTCGCAGCGCGCCAGATCGTTTCGCACGGTCACATCCGCGTGAACGGCGTGAAGTGCAACATCGCGAGCCGCCGCATCGACGTGGGCGACGTGATCAGCCTCGGCGACAAGGCCAAGGAAATGGCCCTGATCATCGAAGCGCAGAGCCTGCCCGAGCGTGACATTCCGGACTATGTCGCACCGGACGGTAACGACAAGGTGACCTTCACCCGCGTGCCGAAGCTCGACGAAGTGCCCTACCCGGTCACGATGGAACCGAACCTGGTCGTCGAGTTCTACTCGCGCTAA
- the nrdR gene encoding transcriptional regulator NrdR, which translates to MRCPFCAHDDSQVKDSRPTEDSTSIRRRRQCTSCGARFTTFERVQLREVTIVKSGDRREPFERSKLEHSVSLACRKRDVAQEQIDQLVSGIQRQVETSGEAEVPSSRIGELVMDGLRQLDTVAYIRFASVYRDFSEARDFEEFASTVQEAAKGDGGNG; encoded by the coding sequence ATGCGGTGCCCCTTTTGTGCGCATGACGACAGCCAGGTAAAGGACTCCCGCCCGACCGAGGACAGCACCTCGATCAGGCGGCGGCGGCAGTGCACCAGCTGCGGTGCGCGCTTCACGACCTTCGAGCGCGTCCAGCTGCGCGAAGTGACCATCGTCAAATCCGGCGATCGCCGCGAACCGTTCGAGCGCAGCAAGCTCGAGCACTCGGTATCGCTCGCCTGCCGCAAGCGCGACGTCGCGCAGGAGCAGATCGATCAGCTCGTCTCGGGTATCCAGCGGCAGGTCGAAACCTCCGGCGAGGCCGAAGTCCCCTCCTCGCGGATCGGCGAGCTCGTGATGGACGGCCTGCGCCAGCTCGACACGGTCGCCTACATCCGCTTCGCATCGGTCTATCGCGACTTCAGCGAAGCGCGCGATTTCGAGGAATTCGCCAGCACCGTGCAGGAAGCGGCAAAGGGCGATGGCGGCAATGGCTGA
- the tgt gene encoding tRNA guanosine(34) transglycosylase Tgt, producing MNPRFEFSLHATDGKARTGVIRMQRGEIRTPAFMPVGTAATVKAMKPETVRKTGADIILGNTYHLMLRPGAERVAKLGGLHKFMNWHRPILTDSGGYQVMSLSDLRKLTEEGVEFRSHIDGSKHMLTPERSMEIQRLLGSDIVMAFDECPRADQPRDVIASSMEMSMRWAKRSRDGFDSGEEHASRAALFGIQQGALDEELRKISAEKLIEIGFDGYAVGGLAVGEGQEAMFATLEFAPGQLPQDRPRYLMGVGKPDDLVGAVERGIDMLDCVLPSRSGRNGQAFTWNGPLNMRNARFAEDQEPLDSRCACDTCGTYSRAYLHHLVKAGEILGAMLMTEHNIAFYQQLMQSMRDAIGEGRFAAFAADFRRDYLG from the coding sequence ATGAATCCGCGTTTCGAATTTTCGCTCCACGCCACCGACGGCAAGGCCCGGACGGGCGTCATCCGCATGCAGCGCGGGGAAATCCGCACGCCGGCCTTCATGCCGGTCGGCACGGCCGCGACGGTCAAGGCGATGAAGCCGGAGACCGTCCGCAAGACCGGCGCCGACATCATCCTCGGTAACACCTATCACCTGATGCTCCGCCCCGGCGCGGAGCGTGTCGCCAAGCTGGGCGGGCTGCACAAGTTCATGAACTGGCACCGCCCGATCCTGACCGACAGCGGCGGGTACCAGGTCATGAGCCTTTCCGACCTGCGCAAGCTGACCGAGGAGGGCGTCGAGTTTCGCAGCCACATCGACGGCTCGAAGCACATGCTCACGCCGGAGCGGTCGATGGAAATCCAGCGCCTGCTCGGCTCTGACATCGTCATGGCGTTCGACGAATGCCCGCGCGCAGATCAGCCCCGCGACGTAATTGCCAGTTCGATGGAAATGTCGATGCGCTGGGCCAAGCGCAGCCGCGACGGGTTCGACAGCGGAGAAGAGCACGCCTCGCGTGCGGCGCTCTTCGGTATCCAGCAGGGCGCTCTCGACGAGGAACTGCGCAAGATCAGTGCGGAGAAGCTGATCGAGATCGGCTTCGATGGCTACGCGGTCGGCGGCCTCGCGGTTGGCGAGGGGCAGGAAGCGATGTTCGCGACGCTCGAATTCGCACCCGGCCAGCTACCGCAAGACCGGCCTCGCTACCTGATGGGTGTCGGCAAGCCGGACGACCTGGTCGGCGCGGTCGAGCGCGGGATCGACATGTTAGATTGCGTTCTCCCGTCCCGCTCGGGGCGCAACGGGCAGGCTTTCACCTGGAACGGGCCGCTGAACATGCGCAATGCGCGCTTTGCGGAGGACCAGGAGCCGCTCGACAGCCGGTGTGCCTGCGACACCTGCGGCACCTACAGCCGCGCCTATCTCCACCACCTCGTGAAGGCGGGCGAGATCCTTGGCGCTATGCTCATGACCGAGCACAACATCGCCTTCTACCAGCAGCTAATGCAGTCGATGCGCGACGCCATCGGGGAAGGGCGCTTCGCCGCCTTCGCCGCCGATTTTCGGCGCGATTACCTCGGCTAG